ATCAGTATGTTGAAGTCCCGATAAGAGTGcatgcaatactggatctgctattagggaatgagacagggcaggtgacggaGGATTTTTGGTAGGGAGCACTTGGCAGCCAGTGACCATAAAGCTGTttctttcaaagtaaatatggaaagagATAGGTCTGGCCAGCtgcttgagattctaaattggagaaaggtcaattttgatggatCAGAAATGAGCTGGCAAGTATGGAATGGGACCAGCTGTTTTCTGGCAATGGTGTACTTGgtcttcaaaggtgaaattttgagagtacaaagcttgtatgtgcctgtcagaataaaaggtaaagataacaagtgaagagatccttggttttcaagagatattgacgCCCAGGCAAAGAGAGAAAAGCAGATGCTTGGCCGGTGTAGGCAAGATCGGaacaaattaaacacaaagtacactgcagatgctgtggtcaaatcaacacgtacaaaagctggatgaactcagcagttcgggcagcgtccattgaaatgagcagtcaacgtttcgggctgagacccttcatcaggactgaagaaggagggggcaggggccctataaagaaggtggggggagggtggaaaaccaatcagaggaaagatcaaggggtaggggaggggaagcagggaggggataggcaggagaggtgaagaaggaatgtaaggggaaagcactctgggtagtagaagaaggcagaatcacgagagaggtgataggcagctagaagaggaggcagagagaaAGTAGGATGgtgtaagggagagggagggaattatcagaaattggagaattcaatattcataccaaggagctgcccgacctgctgagttatcCAGCTTTTGTACGGAACAAATTAAATGCTTATGGACTACAGAAAATGCAAgacaacacttaagaaagaaaccaggaaggttaaaagaaggcatgaagttgctgcagcagacaaggtgaaggagaatcccaagagattctacagatacaataagagcaaaaggattgctcggggcaaaattggtcctctcGAAGACCAGAATGGAAATCCATGTGTAATgctaaaacagatgggggagatcttaaatgagttCCTTTCAACAGTATTTACTTGAAAGACGGATATATTGTctttagaagtgaggcaaagcagcatcaaatacgtggaaaaacaaaagaaaatctgcagattctggaaattcaagcaacatactcaaaatgctggaggaactcagcaggccaggcagcatcgatggaaaagggtacaaaatgttttgggcggagacccttcatcaaaaccggagaaaaaaaaagatgaggagtgagAGTTAGAaggttgggagaggggaggaagaaacacaaggtgataggtggaaccaagAGGGGAGAGGAGTGAGGCAgagtgctgggaagttgattggtgaaagagattcagggctggagaagcgggaatctgataggagatgacagaaaaccatggaagagaggaaagggggaggaacaccagagggaggtgatgggcaggaaaggaaataaggtgagaaagggaaagggaaatagggaatggtgaagggtgggggaggggggtggtggtaTAACCGGAagctcgagaaatcgatgttcaggccatcaggttggagggtacgcAGATGTAAttaaaggtgttgctcctccagcctgagtgcggcctcatcacaacagtggaggaggccatgggtttacatttcaggagagggaataggaagtggaattaaaatgggtggccagcaGGAGATCCTGTtctttctggtggatggagcataggcaCTTGGCGAAGTGGTCTTCCAATCTACCTCGCGTCTCACCGATGTGCAggaagccacaccgggagcaccgaacacgGTAAATGACCacaacaggctcacaggtgaatTGTCACCTCACCCAAAAGCACTGTTTGAggcactgaatggtagtgagggaggaggtgtaggggtagttgtagcacttgttctgcttgcaaaggTAAGtcccagaagggagatcagtggggagggacaaatggacaagggagtcgcatagggagcgatccctcggaaagcagaaagttggaggAGGGAAACATGTGTtttgtggtgggatcccattggagatggcagaaggtaCAGAGAGTTATGTTCTCGACAcagaggctgttggggtggtaagagagaacaagaggaaccctatccctggaatggtggtgggaggatggggtgagggcagacatgcatgaaatggaagagatgcagttgagggcagcattgatggtagaccctgtacagattacagaggaagataTATCTGCTACCCtgagcaaatcagggtggataaatccccagggcctgacaaggtgttccatcAGACCCTACTGGAGGTAAATGCAGGAATTCTGGGCCCCTAGCAGGGATATTTAAAACATTTAGTGACAGATgaggtatcagaggattggaggatacccAATGTTGTTCATCTTTTTAAAAAGGActttaaacagaaaccaggaaactataggccggtGAGCATGACATCAGTTGTAGGAAAgtcattggaaagtattctaagtgACCGGATATGAACTGATTAATGATAGTTAGCATGTCttcgtgtgtggtaggtcatgtctaacccaatcttagagtttttcaaggaagttacctggagagtggagaaaggcaagGCACGCTGTCTACATGGGCTTTAGTAAGACATtggacaaggtcccgcatgggaggctggcCAAGaatgttcagtcgcttggcattcaggatgaggtaggaaattggattagacattgactttgtgggagaagccagagactggTAGTAAAGggtggcctctctgactggaaatctgtggctagtggtgtgctgcagggatcggtgctggatccattgttgtttgtcatctatatcattgatctggatgataatgaggtaaattggatcagtgaattatggatgacaccaagtttgggggtgcagtggacagcaatgaggactatcatggcttgcagagatatctgcatcagctggaaaatgggctaaaatggcagatggaatttaatacagacaatggTAGGTTTTGcagttcagtaggaccaaccaggttaGGTCATACACAGTGAACAGACgggaactgaggagtgtggtagaacaaagggatctgggaatataggtccataattcactgaCAGTGtcaccacaggtagatagggtcataaagaaagcttttggcacattggtctttataaatcaatgtattgagtacaggagatgggatgttatgttgaagttgtaaaagacattggtgaagcctaatttgcagtattgtgtgcagttttggtctcctacctacaggaaaggtgtaaacaagttcgaaagagtacagagaaaatttacaaagatgtcagccgggtctggaggacctgagttataggggaagattgaacaggttaggaccgtattctttagaacgtagacaattgagaggagatttgatagaggtatacaatattatgagggctatagatagggtagatgtaagcagactttttctactgaggttcggtgggactacaaccagaggataTGGCTTAAGGgtaaaagatgagaagtttaaggggaacatgtggggaaacttcttcactcagaaggatgtaggagtgtgaaatgagctgcaatTTTAATCGTTCGGAGAAGTTTAGATAGCTACGTGGATAGTagaggtatggaaggctatggtccgggtgaaGGACAATGGGAATGGCCATttacagcatggactagatgggccaaatggccgtttctgtgctgtatacttctctatgattctgtgaCTTCCCTTTGAATTTTAAAGTTATGTAAAAAACTTTGTGATTTAATTCAGCTATGACGGAGAACCAGTAACACATTTCCAAGTTAGCTAGATGTGCTACTTGAAGGAGAGATTGCGAATGGTGTTTCTCCCTTCCTGGCGGTGGAGGTCACAGGTTTGTCGGGAGCTGTCAGGGTAGAGAAGGTGAAAAACGACAGTGCGTTTTGCAGGCGGCATGTTCTGAGGACGCTGCTGAGTTTAAAGTGTCGGGTGCGGCTCTAGGAAACACCTTGATCTGTCACCTCAATCATTGCTTGCCTGGCAGCACCGGAGAAGCGTTGTTTCTCGAGTGAAGGTGTGCAGGAGGAAGTCACCAGCTTTAGGGTGAACAGCACTCGACGGATTGATTTCCAAATAACAGAATGCTTCTAAAACTACTTCTGAGCCAGAACAAAATCAAAACTTGCTTTTAACTCtttggacaacacacacaaaatgctggtggaacacagcaggccaggcagcatctatagggagaagcactgtcgacgtttcgggccaagacccttcgtcaggactctttAACTCTTTGGAAAGCATTGATCTAACTTTTGAAAAATGAGTTTGCATTGTGAAACTTCCCAGACTGTGGGGCCCAGTGGAGTCATGCTCCCAGCCGAGCAATACCTTTACTGCCATTCTGACACAGCTCCGTAAATTCATTCCAGTATTCTCCCCTTTGATTGTTCCGCCGCTGTACTTCCTTCAACATTTACAATCTTTCACACAAGTTGTGATTTTAATTATCTCAGTCACGTTACAGGGTTTCTGGCTGGTAAAATGTTATCCCGGCGTGTCTGCACGAGAGTTCTGTGAGTTTCATGTTTAACCGTGTCGTGACCCTGCTGCTTTCATTCCCCGAGAAACAACAACAAAATCCCGATGTATTTTTCTATAGTATTTTAATCAGATGCAGCTCAATGCATCCAGAACAAAGTACAAAAGAGAAATTATTAACATTCTTGattatacccccccccccagtgaataATCATACAAAAGTCCACGTTACAAAGCAAGGCGTGTTGGCTGGTCCCGGGTGATGAGCTTCACTGACAGCAGCTGCACTTGTCCCCTTCTCCTTTGCACACGCAGCCCTGGGCGCACTTGCTGCAGCCGACCGGGCAACAGGCGCAGCAGCCTAGACGAAAGAAAGCAAGGGACGAGGTTAGCTTGCAACATCCTACCGACACGGACTCCTGGTACAGTACAGGTTGCAGGCTCTAACGTTACATTACTAACAAGCAGTTGccatggtgggtggggggagggttcgGAGTCAGCTCGCAAGAAAACAGGCCACACATGGCAGTGTTACTGTGGGGAAAAGTACTAGCTAGACAAGGGGAATGTGAAAACGAAATAAATGGCACTGCAGGAAGCCCTCCAGCAACCGGGTTCCaacctgacctcaggtgctgcccgtgtggagtttgcacgttctccctgcgaGAACTCCGCTGGGGTTCCTCGGGGTGCTCTGGGCTCCTCTGACAGCCCAAAAGAAGCGGGTTAGGAGGTTAGCggtaaacacaagatattctgcagatgctggaagtccagagcaacacatataaaAGGCTGACgggacccagcaggtcaggcggcatctattgagagggacgtttcgggccgagacccgtcaCCAAGAGGTTAAGTGACCACTGCAATTTGTCCAGAAGTAAAACAAAGTAGGTAAGCGGCGAAAGAATCGGGTGGCAGTAAATAGCACGCGAGCTTGACAATGTTTTGGAGGTACGGGGGAATAAGGGCTGGGAATAATACTCTGATAGCAGACGGTTTGGTCCCAGTGAGCCAACCGGTCGTTATACGTAATTAAAAAAACTTGTCCTTCCTCCCCCCATAAAGTCTTTAAAGCCGGTCTCTAAATTCTGTATACTCACTCTTCTTACACGATGTGCATTTGCAGTTCTGACACTTGCAGTTGTCTCCGCAGCTACAAGAACCGCCTGTTCAATTATAAGGAAAACAGAATTACTTAAAAGTTCCATTAGACATTACAAGTAGGGTCCGAGCCCCGTTCGTTAGTTCCCACAACTTACTCTGGAAGCACGTGCACGGGGTGTCAGACATCCTTAATGCTTTCCTCCTTCTTCTCCGCTTGTCAGGTAGTTCGCTTCTATTTGCTCCGAGTTGCTGAATGTGCTCACGGTCGGGGGCACCATACTTATAGAGCAGCGATCGGGATCGAGTGCAGACGGGAGCGGAGTGGGGCGGTGTGCTACTCTTCGGCGCTGAGTGCAAATCATGGCAGGGTGCCAAGGACAGACTGTATCATGTGTTCCCGGGGCTGATTGATTACAGTACTGGGTGACGGGAACACACGTTAATTCTCACACAGTGACCCCCTCCCCGCCCCGCAGCCACTATAGCTGTCGATAGCGGGGTTTCAGTAAAGATAAACACACCACACGCACATTATCGTCTTGCCAGCCCAGGGACTGATCCGTGATTAGACAGGAGGTGACGGGAGACGGAAATTTTCCACTTGCTCTAAATATCACGACAAAAAGTGTTGGAAACTCTCGACAGCGTCTGTGGACTGTTGCGGACTCTAATATTACTTTAATAACTtaatgtatatatactgtatagtaAAGTGTTGGGCGGGTAATCGTGGCTCATTAAAAACCAGGTAGCTGCCCCGAGAGCATCTCTATACCGCGGGGAAACTCCTCAAATGCCCCATATTAGTGTTAATGGTATACACCTGTATAGCGTTTAAAATGCGCGAAATTAATCAAATGATATCAACGCCTCGCGTATATATCGTATCAGATATATATTGTGAATAAAGCAGAGCTTTGAAAAACAGCTAGCCAAGGTTCAGGAGGCGGTCCAATCTGCACACGGTGTTGTATACACTGCGAGCAGActtcgacatttcaggctgagcgCAATCAGAAACTCCCTTTCAACACGGCCGCGGATTTTCACACCGCCCGGTTACATAGCTTGTGACTCATCTGTGCCTCTGCCTTCGCGGCCGGGAAGCAGTGTTTTTGAACACGGCTTGTCGGACTCGAACAGCAGGCAGCGTCAGCATTTCGCAACTGAAGGGGAACGCTACGTGCAGAATTGTGAATGAAATGAGTGCAAATGGTTTGCAAAGGGCTTCAGCTCGCAAGACAAGCACGCGGGACAGGGCTTTGTGAAAAATTATTTTGCCAGTCTGCAATTCTTAACACTGTCCCTCGCGGGAAACGGGCAAAAATTGAAAAACCTACTGAAAGTCTGAATCGCAAATATATACTATTGAATCAGTTAGGTCAGGATGTAAGAATGAAGGGAGGGAGAaagcgggagagggagagagagagggttgaTGAATATATGGTACGTATGTATGTAACAGAGAGATTAATAAAAGATGATCAGTCATCCCTAACATGTGGGCGCTCTTCCGTACGTTGTTCAACAGGTCGCCCCACTTTTACCCAGTGAATTATTTCATTCAGTCCAGAAAAGAAAGAGATGTGAGCGGGAgttgccccccacccccagtgtcCGCTCTGCCATTTATCAAAACCATGGCTGAGTTCTACCTCGAGGGAGTGGACCACTGCGTGGAGTTCTTCCGCTACTGGAGGGAGGTGGGTGAGGAAGCCCCTTAACTATTGTAGTCGGGTATCACCCCAGGAGACCATATGTGTAACAATCGTGCAACTGGTTTTAAGTAGTGTAATAGAACACTACGTGCTGCATTGACTATGAAGGGAAGAGTGAAAGGCATCACACGGtttataattataattatttttattatgaataaaatttaattttaatataaAACATCATTTTCCTGTTCGatccccacatcccttgattTTGCAACAATCCATAGATCCAGCAACCAGAATATTCCGATGTTCTGCGGCAATAACAGTAACATCGCGTTTTGATAATTTTAAAACCACTCCCTTATTTCACAGAGACACAAGACTGCTGATGCTGTAAAATTGGAGACATGCGAAATTACTGGAGGAAATTCGTgggtcaggcaacgtctatggacTGTCGACGTTTTGAGTCGAGACCttcatcagaagtggaaagagtggagATAGCTATGATACTATAATAAACTGGGAGGTAGTAGGAATAAGTGACAAAGGACTGAAGATGATGTCTGTTAGGAAAAGACAGTTTGCactaaagggaaggaggtgaggtgGGGAAGCGGAGGAAGGAATGTGTGAGTGATGGATGGATCGGGAAGGCaggggaggagaaagagaaggagtgaTGAAATCGGTGTTGTGATTGTACTTTGGGGTACTACAAAACGAAAACATGACATAATTTTCCAGCTGAGTGAGTGATTGTGATTTTCCGACAGCGAGTGAGTGGCTCTGGTCTGGCTTTCAGGCAGCGATTATAGTGTCACCTGCTGGTCGAAGCCCCATATTACATGATCAAAAATAAATTATCAACTGAAAATATAGAATCGTACAGgccggaaacaggccctttcaccAGAGTGTATACCTATACTAATCCCAATTGCCCACATTAGGGCTCGACCCCTCTATGCCGTTTCAAGTCCAAAACCCTTTTAAATATAGTAAACTTCATCTGCCTCCAGCACGTTGCCGACACCATCTTTTGTGTAAGGAAAACTTACTGCTCAAAACTcctttaacacccccccccccccattaaaacTTGTTCCCTCCAGTTCCGCtggcgaaaacaccttgttaaagaCAGAGGTCAAAGATGAACGGCCAGACTggatcaagctgacagtaactcaaataaccacacgttacaacagtagtgtgctaAAGAGCACCTCTGAACGAACAACACCgagaactttgaagtggatgggctacagcagcagaagatcagcaGAACACTAAGTGCACTTTGTTAGATAGAGGAGGCACCTAATAAAGGGAGTGACCTTTGTGTATTTTGTTCTCTACGTAAGCTTCATGCGAGCAAGGAATTTCCTTGCACCCGGGTGTATTTGAAAATATACTATCGATTTTTCctcagttcctgtgctgtatctttCTGAACTGGTTTCCAAAGCCGAGTATGGCTGAGTATGCATTTAAAAATGGAACTTCAGGTAAACATAAGCTTTATTTGTGGCAAAATTACAAATGTGATGCAAacattgcaacaggatttaataacGATATAACGCCTTCAAATAACAGATCTCATGCCATACTTTTGGTGAATGTTCAGCTGCTTACTGAATATTTTTAAGTTCACTGAGCAATAATCGCGTTCTGGACTCGAGTGTCCCGGGACAAAGGTTACTATCTATCCTGTCCATGCGCCTCAATATAAACCTTGTCCATAAGAAAAATACCAAGAATAAACGGTTCAATGCTGTTGAATACTTTACATTCATAATCAATgttttctgtactgttctattaccGTACATCAATAGCATTTCTGCTCCTCATGTGGGTGGTATACTTCAATAATTCATCACCCAACCAatcaataggttcaataggtacagtTAATGTCATAGATGTACGGTCAATGCTTTTCATACTGTTCGAACACTGCCGCAGCTCAAGGTTTTTATATTAAATACTGCAGTAATTGAAGGGCGAAGAACCCTACACTGTGGTCCTTCCTCATCGaacccttgcggtggctgcaccaagctcCTGTGCGCCCCTCACTACGCAACCCTGGCAGCCTGggatgtgccagtcggcagcattcttcCACGGACATCTCGATGAGCTGGTAGACCAAGTTTCGGGcgcgaccaaagagcgtctttcaccgagttgattagccagcagcaatagacaatagacagtaggtgcaggagtaggccatttggcccttctagccagcaccgccattcactgtgatcatggctgatcatacacaatcagtaccccgttcctgccctctccccatatcccttgaccccgctatctataagagctctatctaattctctcttgaatgcatccagagacttggcctccactgccttctggggcagagcat
This sequence is a window from Hemitrygon akajei chromosome 17, sHemAka1.3, whole genome shotgun sequence. Protein-coding genes within it:
- the mt2 gene encoding metallothionein-2, which translates into the protein MSDTPCTCFQSGSCSCGDNCKCQNCKCTSCKKSCCACCPVGCSKCAQGCVCKGEGDKCSCCQ